In the genome of Sphingopyxis sp. YF1, the window TGCATCCATCGGAGCTTTATGGAAACTTCTTCAGGCGTCCGCAATCGGTCGTTGGCGGTCATTCTATCCAGCGACAGCGGCTAGCGACAGAAATGGGGTGGGAAGCGGACGTTTGCTCTCAGTTTGTACCCCGGCGAAAGCCGGGGCCCAGGGCGTTAGAAAGTCAGCGTTGCGTAGTTCCGCTCTGGGCCCCGGCTTTCGCCGGGGTACGGCAAGGACCGGTCGTTGGCGGATATCTAAATCCTCCCTGTGGCGAAGCCATGGGGAGGGGGACCGCCGCCGCGGGCGGCGGTGGAGGGGCTGCGAGGTCGCATCTTTCGCCCCTCCGTCAGCGCTCCGCGCTGCCACCTCACCCATGGCTTCGCCACAGGGAGGATATCTGTCCGCAACCGGTCGTTAGCGGATATCTAAATCCTCTCTGTGGCGAAGCCATGGGGAGGGGGACCGCCGCCGCAGGCGGTGGTGGAGGGGCGGTAACGTCGCGCCATAGCCCCTCCGTCAGCGCTCCGCGCTGCCACCTCCCCATGGCTGCGGCACAGGGAGGATCTTATGGCCGCTTCCGCTCGAAAGGGTCATTGCGATCGGCGAAACTCGATCAGGTCCCACTTGTTGCCATAGAGGTCGAGGAACACCGCGACGGTACCATAATCCGCTTCCATCGGCTCGCGCTCGATCCGTACGCCCTTGGCCAACAGATTTTGATAGTCGCGAGCGAAATCGTCGGTTCGCAGGAACAGGAAGACGCGTCCGCCCGACTGGTTGCCGATGAACGCCGCCTGCTCCGCATCAGCCGCCCGCGCGAGCAGGATCGTCGCGCCGCCCTCGGGGGCGCCCGGCGGTGCGACGAGCACCCAGCGCTTGTCCTGCGCCGGCTGATAGTCGTCGGCGACTAGCGTGAAGCCCAGCGTGCCGACATAGAAGTCGATCGCCTCGTCATAGTCGCGCACCACCAGCGCGACATGCGCGAGCGACTGGTGCGTCATTCGCGCAGGCCCCGCAGCGCCGCGCCCGCCGCGAAGGGGCCGATCACCGTCATCAGCAGGCTGACCGCGCCGAGCAGCTTGATCGCGCCGCGTCCCGACGGATCGAGCATTCCTGCCCCGAAGATCAGCATCGGCACGGCGAGCGGCAGCACGAGCAAGCCGCCGATCGCATTGCCCCCTTTCAGCCCCGCGGTCAGCGCCGCGCTGAGCACCGCCAGCGAGGCGAGGGCGGGGATGGCGATGGCGAGCCCGGTGGCCAGAATCTGGACCCGCCCGGCGTCCTGCGCCAGCAGCGCCGCCGCCGGGAGCAGCGCAATCAGCAGCGGCAGGCCGAAGCCGATCGCATGGGCGGCGATCTTCACCGCCGCGATCACCTCGTCGGCGACACCGCGCACCGCGAGCTGGTCGAGCACGC includes:
- a CDS encoding VOC family protein; this encodes MTHQSLAHVALVVRDYDEAIDFYVGTLGFTLVADDYQPAQDKRWVLVAPPGAPEGGATILLARAADAEQAAFIGNQSGGRVFLFLRTDDFARDYQNLLAKGVRIEREPMEADYGTVAVFLDLYGNKWDLIEFRRSQ
- a CDS encoding heme exporter protein CcmB produces the protein MLIALFWRDLRRAWGSDALWLPVLFFLLVATAFPFAVGPDAPLLARTGGGMVWVAALLAALLPIDRLVRPDRDAGVLDQLAVRGVADEVIAAVKIAAHAIGFGLPLLIALLPAAALLAQDAGRVQILATGLAIAIPALASLAVLSAALTAGLKGGNAIGGLLVLPLAVPMLIFGAGMLDPSGRGAIKLLGAVSLLMTVIGPFAAGAALRGLRE